From Oryza sativa Japonica Group chromosome 4, ASM3414082v1, one genomic window encodes:
- the LOC136356143 gene encoding uncharacterized protein — MGIPRSDLTPTDQPFHGITPQSSSKPLGKITLLVTFGQANNFRTEQITFVAEFDTAYNAIIGRTALAKFMAASHYAYQVLKMPGPKGTITIQGNAKLAVQCDMRSLDMVEHTPNPPATAEPPKKVSKTNKTPKPDSAIKIVPLSSANLDKTVKIGASLDEK, encoded by the coding sequence ATGGGGATCCCACGAAGTGACTTGACGCCcactgatcaacccttccatggaattactcctcagtcatcgtccaagccattgggcaagattacgttgcttgtgactttcggccaagcaaacaacttccgaacagagcagatcacctttgtCGCTGAATTTGATACAGCATACAATGCtatcatcgggagaactgcactcgcgaagttcatggccgcatctcattACGCGTaccaagtgctcaagatgcccgggccaaagggaacaatcactattcaggggaacgcaaagctggcggtgcagtgcgacatgcggagcctcgacatggtcgaacACACGCCCAACCCACCTGCCAcagctgagccacccaagaaagtgagcaaaacaaacaagacgccgaagcCAGACAgcgcaatcaagatcgttccactctccagcgCCAACCtcgacaagaccgtcaagatcggggcgtCACTagacgagaaatag